One window of the Enterobacter huaxiensis genome contains the following:
- a CDS encoding UbiD family decarboxylase, producing the protein MENPINDLRSAIELLQHHEGQYIETSHPVDPNAELAGVYRHIGAGGTVKRPTRTGPAMMFNSIKGYPDSRILVGMHASRERAALLLGCEPSELAKHVGQAVKNPVAPVVVPALQAPCQEQVFYADDPDFDLRKLLPAPTNTPIDAGPFFCLGLVLASDPEDPSLTDVTIHRLCVQERDELSMFLAAGRHIEVFRKKAEDAGKPLPVTINMGLDPAIYIGACFEAPTTPFGYNELGVAGALRQKPVELVQGVAVQEKAIARAEIIIEGELLPGVRVREDQHTNTGHAMPEFPGYCGEANPSLPVIKVKAVTMRNQAILQTLVGPGEEHTTLAGLPTEASIRNAVEEAIPGFLQNVYAHTAGGGKFLGILQVKKRQPSDEGRQGQAALIALATYSELKNIILVDEDVDIFDSDDILWAMTTRMQGDVSITNLPGIRGHQLDPSQASDYSNSIRGNGITCKTIFDCTVPWALKSRFERAPFMEVDPTPWAPELFNK; encoded by the coding sequence ATGGAAAACCCAATCAACGATCTCAGAAGCGCCATCGAACTGCTGCAGCATCATGAAGGACAGTATATTGAAACCAGCCATCCGGTCGATCCCAACGCCGAACTGGCGGGCGTATACCGACACATTGGCGCAGGCGGTACGGTAAAACGGCCGACCCGTACGGGCCCTGCCATGATGTTTAACAGCATTAAGGGCTATCCGGACTCGCGCATCCTCGTGGGGATGCACGCCAGCAGGGAACGGGCGGCGTTGCTTTTAGGCTGCGAACCCTCCGAACTGGCTAAGCACGTTGGCCAGGCGGTGAAAAACCCGGTTGCCCCGGTGGTTGTTCCGGCCCTGCAGGCTCCCTGCCAGGAGCAGGTTTTTTACGCCGACGACCCCGATTTCGACCTGCGTAAACTTCTGCCCGCGCCGACCAATACCCCCATAGATGCAGGCCCGTTTTTCTGCCTTGGCCTGGTGCTGGCTAGCGATCCGGAAGATCCGTCCCTGACCGACGTCACTATCCACCGCCTCTGCGTGCAGGAGCGGGATGAGCTCTCCATGTTCCTTGCCGCGGGTCGCCATATCGAAGTGTTCCGCAAAAAGGCTGAGGACGCCGGTAAGCCGCTGCCGGTCACCATCAACATGGGGCTGGATCCGGCAATCTACATAGGCGCGTGCTTCGAAGCCCCTACCACCCCGTTTGGCTACAACGAGCTGGGCGTGGCGGGTGCGCTGCGTCAAAAACCGGTTGAGCTGGTCCAGGGCGTGGCCGTTCAGGAGAAAGCAATCGCGCGGGCGGAGATCATTATTGAAGGCGAGCTGCTGCCGGGCGTACGCGTAAGAGAAGATCAGCATACCAATACCGGGCACGCGATGCCGGAATTCCCGGGCTACTGCGGCGAGGCGAATCCCTCCCTGCCGGTTATCAAAGTGAAAGCGGTGACGATGCGCAACCAGGCGATCCTGCAGACGCTGGTGGGGCCAGGCGAAGAGCACACCACGCTGGCCGGGCTACCTACGGAAGCCAGCATCCGCAACGCGGTTGAAGAAGCGATTCCCGGTTTCCTGCAAAATGTGTATGCCCATACCGCCGGCGGCGGGAAGTTCCTCGGCATTTTACAGGTGAAAAAACGCCAGCCGTCTGACGAAGGGCGTCAGGGCCAGGCTGCGCTTATCGCGCTGGCAACCTATTCAGAACTGAAAAATATTATTCTCGTCGACGAAGACGTGGATATTTTCGACAGTGACGACATTCTGTGGGCGATGACCACCCGCATGCAGGGAGATGTCAGCATCACCAACCTGCCGGGAATACGAGGCCACCAGCTCGATCCGTCTCAGGCTTCGGACTACAGCAATTCGATCCGCGGCAACGGCATCACCTGCAAAACCATCTTTGACTGTACGGTGCCCTGGGCGCTGAAATCCCGGTTTGAACGCGCGCCGTTTATGGAGGTTGACCCTACGCCGTGGGCGCCTGAGCTGTTCAACAAGTAA
- a CDS encoding LysR substrate-binding domain-containing protein, with protein MQFRLMRNFTVVAEELHMHRAAERLNMAQPALSQQIKTLEERLGVTLFSRANRRLTLTPAGVAFLNKARIAISMTEQAILDARQTARGEQGVLNLGCVSSAMFDSKLPATLRELHARWPAITISLMTGNVQSLYAAVQSNQLDVAIIRAPLPLLPDDLQSRPFTTEKTVLALSRQHPLAGSAALTLSSVKDERWISLRDPEGMGLEQYFYDACSSARFQPHVVQNATDVPTVISLVAAGFGLALLPASAQAVSLENVVYADIIDRLKESELTLVCHRIIRSEVLKRFLHTLDQR; from the coding sequence ATGCAGTTTCGTTTAATGCGCAATTTCACCGTGGTGGCCGAAGAGCTTCACATGCACCGGGCGGCAGAGCGGCTGAATATGGCGCAGCCCGCCCTCAGCCAGCAGATCAAGACGCTTGAGGAGCGTCTGGGCGTAACGCTTTTTAGCCGGGCGAACCGTCGCCTGACCCTGACGCCCGCAGGCGTAGCCTTTCTCAACAAGGCCAGAATCGCCATCTCAATGACGGAACAGGCGATCCTGGATGCCAGACAAACGGCCAGGGGCGAGCAGGGGGTATTGAACCTCGGGTGCGTATCAAGCGCGATGTTTGACAGCAAACTGCCCGCGACGCTCCGCGAGCTGCATGCGCGGTGGCCGGCGATTACCATTTCCCTGATGACGGGGAACGTGCAAAGCCTGTATGCCGCCGTGCAGAGCAACCAGCTGGATGTTGCCATCATCCGCGCGCCGCTTCCGCTCCTTCCCGACGATCTGCAAAGCCGTCCTTTTACCACTGAGAAAACGGTTCTTGCGCTGTCCCGCCAGCATCCGCTTGCCGGATCCGCCGCGCTCACGCTCTCTTCCGTGAAGGACGAAAGGTGGATCTCCCTGCGCGACCCGGAGGGCATGGGGCTGGAGCAATACTTTTACGACGCCTGCAGCAGCGCAAGGTTTCAACCCCATGTCGTGCAAAATGCGACAGATGTCCCCACGGTGATAAGCCTGGTCGCGGCGGGGTTCGGCCTCGCGTTACTGCCAGCCTCTGCGCAGGCGGTGAGCCTGGAGAATGTGGTTTATGCCGACATCATCGATCGGCTGAAAGAGAGCGAGCTGACGCTGGTGTGTCACCGCATCATCCGCTCAGAGGTGTTAAAGCGGTTTCTGCACACGCTCGATCAGCGCTGA
- a CDS encoding glycoside hydrolase family 10 protein has product MTRHVKRIGALVGCALLLVSCTSTPPKSLVTPPTQVNKPVPQANEPMRGIWLATVSRLDWPPVSWVNGKSPELRIAQQKQALKDKLDKLQSLGINTVFFQVKPDSTALWSSKILPWSDTLTGNIGEYPGYDPLQFMLDEAHKRGMKVHAWFNPYRVSTNTKPSTVAELNRTSTLHPSSVYVQHPDWVRVSGDRFVLDPGIPEVRDWITQVVIEVVTKYAIDGVQFDDYFYTETPGSNLNDSLTYRRYGQGFASKADWRRHNTQELIVQVSRAIKLAKPDVEFGVSPAGVWRNRSFDPAGSETRGAAAYDESYADTRKWVQQGLLDYIAPQIYWPFARDAARYDVLTKWWADVVKPTHTRLYIGIAFYKVGAPSKNEPDWTVKGGVPELKKQLDLNDSLPNVNGTILFREDYLNQPQTQEAVSYLRGRWGS; this is encoded by the coding sequence ATGACACGACATGTAAAACGGATTGGTGCGCTGGTTGGCTGCGCACTTTTACTTGTTAGCTGCACCTCAACGCCACCAAAGTCTCTCGTTACGCCCCCCACGCAGGTAAATAAACCCGTGCCGCAGGCAAACGAACCGATGCGCGGGATCTGGCTGGCAACGGTCTCCCGCCTTGACTGGCCGCCGGTATCGTGGGTGAATGGTAAAAGCCCGGAGCTGCGTATTGCCCAGCAGAAGCAGGCGCTAAAAGATAAGCTCGATAAGCTGCAAAGCCTCGGCATTAATACCGTGTTTTTCCAGGTGAAACCCGACAGTACGGCCCTGTGGTCGTCCAAAATACTCCCGTGGTCTGACACCCTGACGGGAAATATTGGGGAATATCCCGGCTACGACCCGCTGCAGTTTATGCTCGATGAAGCCCATAAGCGCGGAATGAAGGTCCACGCCTGGTTTAACCCCTATCGCGTATCCACCAACACCAAACCGTCAACCGTCGCCGAACTCAACCGGACATCCACCCTGCATCCGTCCAGCGTGTACGTACAACACCCGGACTGGGTGCGGGTCTCCGGCGATCGTTTCGTTCTCGACCCGGGTATCCCCGAGGTGCGGGACTGGATAACGCAGGTCGTGATCGAGGTCGTGACGAAGTACGCGATAGACGGCGTGCAGTTTGATGACTATTTCTACACCGAAACGCCGGGCTCTAATCTGAATGATTCGCTGACCTACAGGCGTTACGGGCAGGGATTTGCCTCGAAAGCAGACTGGCGTCGCCACAATACGCAAGAGCTGATTGTGCAGGTATCACGCGCGATCAAGCTGGCGAAACCCGACGTTGAGTTCGGCGTCAGCCCGGCGGGCGTCTGGCGAAACCGCTCCTTCGACCCGGCGGGCTCTGAAACGCGAGGTGCCGCAGCCTATGATGAATCCTACGCTGACACGCGTAAGTGGGTGCAGCAGGGCCTGCTGGACTACATCGCACCGCAGATCTACTGGCCCTTCGCGCGGGATGCTGCACGTTACGATGTGCTGACAAAATGGTGGGCTGACGTGGTGAAACCGACCCACACCCGCCTCTACATCGGTATCGCGTTTTACAAAGTGGGTGCCCCGTCAAAAAACGAGCCTGACTGGACGGTGAAGGGCGGCGTGCCGGAGCTGAAAAAACAGCTCGATTTAAACGATTCATTGCCCAACGTGAACGGTACGATCCTGTTTCGTGAAGACTACCTGAACCAGCCGCAGACTCAGGAAGCGGTCAGCTATCTGAGAGGACGCTGGGGGAGTTGA
- a CDS encoding VF530 family protein — protein sequence MTAHTSNDPLHGVTLEMQVTALVARYGWSELGDRIKINCFRKDPSVKSSLKFLRRTPWARAEVEALYLESLADKDTAEPDEPAFNPWANSRIAKS from the coding sequence ATGACTGCACATACTTCCAACGATCCATTGCATGGCGTAACCCTCGAAATGCAGGTTACTGCCCTGGTTGCGCGATATGGCTGGAGCGAACTGGGGGACCGAATCAAAATCAACTGTTTCAGGAAAGACCCGAGCGTGAAATCCAGCCTGAAATTCCTGCGCCGCACCCCGTGGGCGCGCGCTGAAGTTGAAGCACTGTATCTCGAGTCTCTGGCCGATAAAGACACCGCTGAACCTGATGAACCTGCCTTTAACCCGTGGGCCAATAGTCGGATCGCTAAGAGCTAA